The nucleotide sequence AATCCGGCGAATCTTCCCTCCTCGTCCAGGTCCACGATCGAGAGGGAGCCGCCGCCTATGTCGATGATGTGGCGCGCGGTCGTGCCCTCCTCAGTCGCCGCGATGAGGGCCACGGCCGGGTCCACGTATGAGAGGCCGAGCGAATCGGCTATCCTGCGTCCGCCTGAGCCTGTGACCGCCACCGCCCCAGGCTCGCCCAGTTCCCCGATGATGGAGAGGATCGCCTCCTCGGGCTCGCCCCGGTGGATCCGGTACGCGCTGCGGCCGTCCGAGCAGGCGGCCTTCACCGCCAGCGCCCCAACGTCCAGACCGAGGCCGCTTCTATTGTCCCTCACCATGCCCCCTTCGCCTTGGGCCTTGAGCCATGCGCCCTGTTTTAAACTAGACTGACGTGTCAGTTTTCGAGTCACTACAGGCGGCAGGCAGGTATGTCAACATAAGCGACCCCATCTTCCTCGATCGTGCCTGAATTTATTGTATTTTCACCTTGCCAAGTGAACGCGCAGGGCGATATCGGGTGGATTATGACCATCGAGATCAACGAGCAATTTGCACAGGCGCTGAAACTCATGGAGGGGGGTCGCCGGAACCTCTTCGTGACCGGCAAGGCGGGCACCGGCAAGTCAACGCTGCTTTCATATTTTCGGGAACACACGAAGCGACAGGTTGTGGTGGTTGCCCCCACGGGCGTGGCCGCGGTGAACGTGGGCGCCCAGACGCTTCACTCCTTCTTCGGCTTCAAGCCGGACGTCACGGTGGAGAAGGCCCGGCGCGCCGCGAAGAAGGCCCTCGATGAGGACAGGGCGCGGGTCTATCGTGAAATGGACACCCTCATAATCGACGAGGTCTCCATGGTGCGCGCCGACCTCTTCGACTGCGCCGACGCATTCCTGCGCGTCGCCCGCGGCAGCAAATCGAAACCCTTCGGCGGCGTCTCCGTCGTCCTGATCGGAGATCTCTATCAGCTGCCGCCGGTGGTCGCGCAGCGCGAGCGCGAGATCTTCACTCATCATTACAGGAGCCCCTTCTTCTTCGATTCGAATGCATACCCTGAGATGGGCGTCGAGATTCTGGAGCTCGAGAAGATATATCGCCAGCACGACGACGAGTTCATCGCGATACTGAATGCTGTGAGAAACAACACGATAGACGAAGCGGGGATCGCTGAGCTCAACGGCCGCGTCATCAACGGAAAGGATGCGGACGGCTCGATATACCTCACCGCGCTCAACCGCGAGGCGGACGAGATCAACGAGGAAAAGCTCGCAAAGCTCAAGGGCAGGGCGCGCGGATTCGAGGCGAGCGTCTCGGGCAGCTTCGACGAGAAGTCGTATCCCGCCGATCGCGTGATCAGGCTCAAGAGAAGCGCGCAGGTGATGCTCCTCAACAACGATTCCCTCGGCCGCTGGATCAACGGCACTATAGGCACGGTCGTCGGCATGGACGGCGAATCGGTCAGCGTAAAGCTCGCCGACGGCAGCGTGGTGGATGTGGTGCCCCATACCTGGCGGATGTTCCGCTTCGACATGGACCATAAGTCAAAGAGGATCATCTCCGAGCCTGTCGGCAAGTTCACGCAGTTGCCCGTCATGCTTGCGTGGGCGGTGACCATTCACAAGTCGCAGGGCAAGACCTTCGACTCCGCGGTGATCGACGCCGGCCGTGCTTTTGCCGCGGGCCAGGTCTACGTTGCCCTCAGTCGCCTGCGCACGATCGAGGGCATGCGGCTCGCCAGGCCGCTCAAGAAATCGCACGTGCGCGTGGACTGGCGCGTAGTGAAATTTCTCACCGCGCATCGTTATACCATCTCGGAGAGGCAGATGCCGCTCGATGAAAAGGTCGCGATGATAGAGGGGGCTATCCGGGAACGGCGAAAGCTGGAGATCGTCTACCTCAAATCGAGCGACGTGAAATCGCGACGCGTGATCCGGCCGCTTGAGGTCGGCGAGATGTTCTATGGCGACTGGACATTCCTCGGCGTGCGCGGCGTCTGCGATCTCAGGGGCGAGGAGCGCAACTTCCGCGTCGACAGGATACTCGATATGAAGGCGGTCTAATGTGAACGACCTGAAAATGTCATTGCGAGGAGCGTAGCGACGCGGCAATCCCTTGCCCCCTGCTTGTCATTCCCGCGAAAGCGGGAATCCCCTGATATCAATCCCCTCTCCCTTGATGGGAGAGGGGTAGGGAGAGGGTGGCCCCGTCTGGTCCCAAAACCCGGTTTTTTTGCCTTCTATCATTAGACTGGTCAGAAAACACCTTGCAATGTGAACGGAATTGGGAATAGCAACAGTGTCAAGTTCTTGACTCAGGACGGACGTCGAAAATCACGGACAGAATATGATTTATGCGCACAGTAAAGAAGGTCGTCCACCAAGCGAGTGGCAGTTGCTTGAAGTGCATCTTCGCAATGTTGCTCAGCTAGCCCGTGAGTTTGGAGATGTCTTTGATGCAGGGGAAATAGCTTACTGGGCAGGCCTTTGGCACGATATTGGGAAGTGCTCTCCGGCATTTCAGGCGAAGCTTCTGAAAGAGCACGATGCCGACGCTCACATCGAAACAAAGGCAGGCCGTGTTGACCATTCTACACCGGGCGCGCAATTTGCGGCCAAGGAATTTAAAGATATCGGGAAAATCATTGCTTACGCCATTGCTGGCCATCATGCCGGTATTCCCGATGGAAAGGCGAACGATGAAAAATGTCTTGAAAGGCGTCTTTCGCGTGCAGTTGCAGATGTGACTGCATATGCTCATGCCAATAATTTGATCGGCTCAATGCCAAGCATGGTTTTTGATTTTGAAAAGGAACGCGTTGGTTTTCAATGTTCCTTTTTGATTAGAATGATCTATTCTTGTCTCGTTGACGCCGATTTTCTTGATACCGAACGTTTTCTTGCCCCGGAGCGAGCTGAATTTAGAAAGGGATATCCTGACCTGGATATCCTTTCGCCAAAGCTTTTCGGATACCTTGAAGAGTTGGCCAATACGGCTCCAAGGACGGCGGTCAATGAACGACGGCAAGAGGTGCTTGCATCCTGTTTAAGCGCTGCTGAATTAGCACCCGGTTTTTTTTCGCTGACCGTGCCCACCGGGGGAGGTAAGACGCTTTCGTCGCTTGCTTTTGCCATGAAACATGCGCAAAAGCACAGACTCCGTCGAATCATCTACACGATACCCTTCACAAGCATCATCGAACAGAACGCCGATGTTTTTCGCTCGGTGCTGGGTGAGGATACCCTCATTGAGCATCACAGCAACTTTGAGCCAGGGGAAGAAGATCATCGGTCAAGGCTTGCGGCAGAAAACTGGGATGCGCATTTGATTGTCACGACGAACGTTCAGCTGTTCGAGTCGCTATTTTCAAACCGATCGTCGCGTTGTCGCAGACTTCATCGTCTTGCCAGAAGCGTCATTATCCTTGATGAGGCCCAAAGTCTTCCCTCAACGCTGCTGAGGCCCTGCCTTGAGGCTCTGCGCGAGCTGGTGCGTGCCTATGGGGCTACGATAGTTCTCTGCACTGCGACGCAGCCGGCGCTTTCTCGGCAGGATGGATTCTCAGGAGGGATTGAGGGAGTTCGAGAGATTATCAAGGATCCGGTGGAACTATCGCGACGCCTTAAAAGAGTTGATGCTCATATTGAGCCGGGCTGGGACGACAAGAGGTTGTCAGAGGAGATTGAAAAATATCAGCAGATCCTTTGTGTCGTGAACACTCGTACCCATGCAAGGCGGCTGTACGAATGCCTTCAGGATAAAAGTGTGGCATTTCACTTAAGTGCACTTATGTGTCCAGTACATCGGTCCTTGAGGATTTCAGAAATTAAGAAGGCGCTCAAGGGAGGTCGGCGATGCCGTGTCGTCAGCACGCAGCTTATTGAGGCTGGCGTGGACATAGATTTTCCGGTTGTCTTAAGGGCATTGGCTGGGCTCGATTCTCTTGCTCAGGCAGCGGGCCGTTGCAATCGCGAGGGTAGGCTTGAAGGACGCGGGCGTTTTGTTGTGTTCAGGCCAAGGGATGTGAGAACTCCGCAGGGATTGAGGCAAGCTGCTGAAACGGCAGAAATGGTTATTAGACATCATGAAGACCCCTTAATTATGGAAGCCGTTCTCCAGTACTTCAAGCACTACTTTTGGCAGAAGGGGAACGCGCTCGACGCAAAAGGTATTTTGCAAAAACTTTCGGAGCAGGCCAGAGAAGGCAATTTTCCCTTCCGCGAGGTAGCAGGGCTTTTTCGTATGATTGAGGATGTTACAACACCCGTTATCATTCCCTACAATCAAATAGCCGAAGATCTCATTCAAATGTTGAAATACATCGAATATCCGGGCAGTGTCCTTCGTCGTCTTCAGCGCTACGCCGTTTCTCTCTATGATCCGATGTTAAGGGCCCTTCTCGTTGCTGGGAGCGTTGAACAGATTGTTGACGGGGTCTTTGTTCTCAGAAATCGAAGCCTTTACCGTGATGATGTCGGGCTTTGTCCGGAAGATCCGACATATCACGCTGTTGAAGACCTGATTTTTTGAAGGAGGCAATATGGCTTATGGGATGAAACTCAAGGTGTGGGGTCCCTATGCGTGCTTCACTCGCCCGGAGATGAAGGTAGAACGCGTGAGCTATGACGTGATTACGCCGTCGGCTGCAAGGGGGATTATCGAGGCAATTTACTGGAAGCCCTCGATCCGCTGGGTCATCGACAAAATCCTTGTCCTCAACCCAATTGTCTTTACAAGCGTTCGGCGTAACGAGCTGGAGGGTAAAATTCCGCTCAGGAATGTCACAACCGCCATGAAAGATGGGACGTCAGCGGTAGAGGTGTTTATTGAGGACCAGAGGCAGCAGCGCGCTGCGATAATTCTCAAGGACGTGGCCTACGTCATCGAAGCGCATTTTGACATTGTCGGAAAGGAAGATGTCGATCCCGAGAAGCACCGAGCTATGTTCGAACGCAGGGTGAGGCAGGGTCAGTGTTTTCATCGACCATATTTCGGATGCAGGGAGTTCCCGGTTCAGTTTGAATGGGCGGACGACGAACTGTTGCCATCGGAGCACAGGGGGGAGAAAGATCTCGGCTGGATGTTGCACGATATCGATTTTGCGGCGGGGATGCAGGCCAGGTTCTTCCGGGCCGTTATGAAAGATGGCATCGTTGATGTGCCGCCCTTTGATGGGCAGGGGGTGAAGACATGATTCTTCAGGCGTTGATAGGATATTATGATCGACGAGCAAGGAGTGCGTCTTCGGATATTCCTCCGTTCGGATTCAGCCGAGAGAAGATTCGCTATGCCCTTGTCTTGTCACCGGATGGACACTTGGTACAGGTAAAAGATCTTAGGGCGAACATTGAAGGGCGGATTGCGCCAAAGGAAATGGTTGTTCCTCAGGCAACAAAAAGAGCTGTAAATATCGAACCCAATTTTTGTTGGGACAACACCGGCTATGTGCTCGGTAAGGACAATAAGGATAAGGACGATCGTGCAAAAGAGGCATTTCAATCATTCAGGGAATTGCATCAGCTCATCGGTCGAAGCCTGAATGATGCCGGTTATCATGCTTTGCTCGAGTTCTTAGGCTCTTGGGAGCCAGATAAGACAACTGAAGTGATCGACTGCCTTGGATCTGAAGGGGCACGATGGGAGGATGTGGCAGGCCAGAATGTAGTATTTCAGATTGACGGCGAAATGATGTACATCCATGAAAAAGAAGAAGTCAGAAATGCATGGGTACAATACTGGTGGGAAAAGAAGTCTGGAATTGCCGCCGAATGTCTCGTAACGCACGAATACGGAGATGTGGAAAGGCTTCACCCTGCTATTAAAGGCGTATATGGTGGCCATACGGCAGGTTCGGATTTAATCTCCTTCAATCTCGCTGCTTTCGAATCCTATGGGAAAGAGCAGAGCTTCAATGCGCCCCTGTCACGGCGAGCTGCCTTCTCATATACTACAGCGCTGAACGATCTTCTGCGCTTCGGAAGCAGAAATAGGGTTGTAATCGCAGACACAAGTGTCGTTTTCTGGACAGAAAGGGATTCCCCAGTAGAGGGATTTCTCGGGATGATATTCGACCCGGCGGATGATAGCGCAGATGATGCGCAGTTGCGACTATTTTTGGAATCGATACGGGACGGAAAGATGCCCGAGCAGTACCAGTCTGACGGTGATGTGCGATTTTATGTTCTTGGGCTTTCCCCCAATGCGAAGCGTCTTGCAGTTCGGTTTTGGCACGTTACGACAGTTGAAAAGCTGTTCAAGTGTGTGGGGCAGCACTTTTATGATTTTCGTATTATCAGCCAGTACGAGAACAGTCCGGAATGTCCGGGGCTATGGAGGCTTCTCGTTCAAACCGCTGTCCAGGAGGACTCGAAGAATATTGTGCCACACCTCGCAACCGGAGTGATGCACTCAATTCTGACTGGAGGGCCATATCCTGTAAACCTGCTTTCCGCCGTCCTCGGGCGAATTCGTGCCAACGGCGATATCAACTATTTCCGCGCTGGTCTCATTAAGGCGTATCTTGTGAGACGCGCTCGTCTTTTCAACCAACCAACCTTGGAGGTGGGCATGGCACTCGACAGACAGTCGGTAAATGTCGCCTATCGCCTGGGTCGGCTTTTTGCGGTCCTGGAAAGGGCCCAGCAGGATGCCGTACCCGGCGCGAATGCGACCATCAAAGACCGCTATTACAGCGCGGCCTCTGTGACCCCGCGTACGGTCTTCCCGCAGCTATTGCGCTTGACGCAGCATCACATTGGCAAATCTGATTACGGGGCTGTCCGAGAGCGCGAGATTGCCGAGATCATGGATGCCGTTCAGGAGTTTCCCGCCCATCTCCCCCTTGAGGAGCAGGGGCTATTTGCAGTCGGTTATTATCATCAGAGACAGTCCTTCTACACAAAAACCCAGGAAACAAAGGAGGTGGCGTCATGACGGCGATTCAAAACCGCTATGAGTTTGTGTACTTCTTTGATGTGGAAA is from Pseudomonadota bacterium and encodes:
- a CDS encoding AAA family ATPase; the protein is MTIEINEQFAQALKLMEGGRRNLFVTGKAGTGKSTLLSYFREHTKRQVVVVAPTGVAAVNVGAQTLHSFFGFKPDVTVEKARRAAKKALDEDRARVYREMDTLIIDEVSMVRADLFDCADAFLRVARGSKSKPFGGVSVVLIGDLYQLPPVVAQREREIFTHHYRSPFFFDSNAYPEMGVEILELEKIYRQHDDEFIAILNAVRNNTIDEAGIAELNGRVINGKDADGSIYLTALNREADEINEEKLAKLKGRARGFEASVSGSFDEKSYPADRVIRLKRSAQVMLLNNDSLGRWINGTIGTVVGMDGESVSVKLADGSVVDVVPHTWRMFRFDMDHKSKRIISEPVGKFTQLPVMLAWAVTIHKSQGKTFDSAVIDAGRAFAAGQVYVALSRLRTIEGMRLARPLKKSHVRVDWRVVKFLTAHRYTISERQMPLDEKVAMIEGAIRERRKLEIVYLKSSDVKSRRVIRPLEVGEMFYGDWTFLGVRGVCDLRGEERNFRVDRILDMKAV
- the cas3 gene encoding CRISPR-associated helicase Cas3'; translated protein: MIYAHSKEGRPPSEWQLLEVHLRNVAQLAREFGDVFDAGEIAYWAGLWHDIGKCSPAFQAKLLKEHDADAHIETKAGRVDHSTPGAQFAAKEFKDIGKIIAYAIAGHHAGIPDGKANDEKCLERRLSRAVADVTAYAHANNLIGSMPSMVFDFEKERVGFQCSFLIRMIYSCLVDADFLDTERFLAPERAEFRKGYPDLDILSPKLFGYLEELANTAPRTAVNERRQEVLASCLSAAELAPGFFSLTVPTGGGKTLSSLAFAMKHAQKHRLRRIIYTIPFTSIIEQNADVFRSVLGEDTLIEHHSNFEPGEEDHRSRLAAENWDAHLIVTTNVQLFESLFSNRSSRCRRLHRLARSVIILDEAQSLPSTLLRPCLEALRELVRAYGATIVLCTATQPALSRQDGFSGGIEGVREIIKDPVELSRRLKRVDAHIEPGWDDKRLSEEIEKYQQILCVVNTRTHARRLYECLQDKSVAFHLSALMCPVHRSLRISEIKKALKGGRRCRVVSTQLIEAGVDIDFPVVLRALAGLDSLAQAAGRCNREGRLEGRGRFVVFRPRDVRTPQGLRQAAETAEMVIRHHEDPLIMEAVLQYFKHYFWQKGNALDAKGILQKLSEQAREGNFPFREVAGLFRMIEDVTTPVIIPYNQIAEDLIQMLKYIEYPGSVLRRLQRYAVSLYDPMLRALLVAGSVEQIVDGVFVLRNRSLYRDDVGLCPEDPTYHAVEDLIF
- the cas5c gene encoding type I-C CRISPR-associated protein Cas5; its protein translation is MAYGMKLKVWGPYACFTRPEMKVERVSYDVITPSAARGIIEAIYWKPSIRWVIDKILVLNPIVFTSVRRNELEGKIPLRNVTTAMKDGTSAVEVFIEDQRQQRAAIILKDVAYVIEAHFDIVGKEDVDPEKHRAMFERRVRQGQCFHRPYFGCREFPVQFEWADDELLPSEHRGEKDLGWMLHDIDFAAGMQARFFRAVMKDGIVDVPPFDGQGVKT
- the cas8c gene encoding type I-C CRISPR-associated protein Cas8c/Csd1, whose translation is MILQALIGYYDRRARSASSDIPPFGFSREKIRYALVLSPDGHLVQVKDLRANIEGRIAPKEMVVPQATKRAVNIEPNFCWDNTGYVLGKDNKDKDDRAKEAFQSFRELHQLIGRSLNDAGYHALLEFLGSWEPDKTTEVIDCLGSEGARWEDVAGQNVVFQIDGEMMYIHEKEEVRNAWVQYWWEKKSGIAAECLVTHEYGDVERLHPAIKGVYGGHTAGSDLISFNLAAFESYGKEQSFNAPLSRRAAFSYTTALNDLLRFGSRNRVVIADTSVVFWTERDSPVEGFLGMIFDPADDSADDAQLRLFLESIRDGKMPEQYQSDGDVRFYVLGLSPNAKRLAVRFWHVTTVEKLFKCVGQHFYDFRIISQYENSPECPGLWRLLVQTAVQEDSKNIVPHLATGVMHSILTGGPYPVNLLSAVLGRIRANGDINYFRAGLIKAYLVRRARLFNQPTLEVGMALDRQSVNVAYRLGRLFAVLERAQQDAVPGANATIKDRYYSAASVTPRTVFPQLLRLTQHHIGKSDYGAVREREIAEIMDAVQEFPAHLPLEEQGLFAVGYYHQRQSFYTKTQETKEVAS